Proteins found in one Penaeus vannamei isolate JL-2024 chromosome 29, ASM4276789v1, whole genome shotgun sequence genomic segment:
- the LOC113828696 gene encoding nuclear receptor coactivator 5: protein MSRGRDRDRRRSHSRSRSRSRSRNRESSPNRRGVSEVTSDPKTVNARIFVGSINAFITRDMLQEYFSQYGRVLGVSITRNKFGFVQFEKEEEAAACLKAGNITYINRNRVDVKPAKISGGGGGGPGPGPGAGAGGGVGGGGGGGGAGGGAGGGSGSSQGGPGNKNAGGPPGGKRGRFSENRERSPPPDRGDDYYGDYYGRGRGNGNVNRDRERDRDRAGRGHYDDIYDDYYRDYYQRYEDAYPGPGPAPEIDGRTSRSYTSNYTEPLDPLDPNRPNDVEIVVPNKMQRDYAESIEQQLKAVNLLVDLLYPPPDIPATQVLRDLSQCNCLYAIFITGENESHRSLTLNILHGTPQEHRNMPVDDALRLIEQNFGEYVKKARQRNIREVVPRDIRILICDLLDSRPLSMGDLDKLIKYLKERQSILVDDQIEQKRETAAGASASRPMAVTYPGYNYGSNSVVGSGTPVSQSTTAAATASAATAGTALTAAVNVVPQNAAAAAAAAAAAAAVSGTAYPAYGGMAGVYGAYGLAPQVPATPVAPPMITHGAVGSTGNKQSELQERILNLMKGTTAGAVPTGVPPPSGVPPPTGVPPPSGVPAPSMVPPAWSTGVSTHTNKVSTTGIKPTQSAPPGQSTLFAAYNPWNQ, encoded by the exons ATGTCTCGTGGAAGGGATCGTGACCGCCGTCGTTCCCATTCTCGCAGCAGAAGTAGGAGCAGGAGCAG GAACCGTGAAAGCTCGCCTAATCGTCGTGGTGTGTCAGAGGTAACTTCTGACCCCAAGACTGTGAATGCGAGGATCTTTGTTGGCAGCATCAATGCCTTCATAACACGAGATATGCTTCAAGAATACTTCTCACAGTATGGCAGAGTTTTGG gagTTTCGATTACAAGGAACAAGTTTGGTTTTGTGCAgtttgaaaaggaagaggaggctgCTGCTTGTTTGAAGGCTGGAAACATCACTTACATCAACCGCAACAGAGTTG ATGTGAAGCCAGCAAAAAttagtggtgggggaggtggaggacccGGACCAGGgccaggagcaggagcaggaggtggggtgggtggaggtggtggaggtggaggtgctggtggaggtgcaggtggaggaagtggaagttcACAGGGAGGCCCAGGTAACAAGAATGCAGGTGGTCCCCCAGGGGGGAAACGAGGCCGTTTCagcgagaatagagagagatCTCCCCCACCAGATAGAGGCGATGACTATTATGGGGACTACTATGG ACGTGGAAGAGGTAATGGCAACGTaaacagagatcgagagagagacagggaccgGGCAGGACGAGGGCATTATGATGACATATATGATGACTACTACCGTGATTATTACCAGAGATATGAAGATGCTTACCCTGGTCCTGGCCCAGCTCCAGAAATTGATGGGAGAACTTCACGCTCTTATACCTCTAACTATACCGAGCCTCTTGATCCGCTAGACCCCAACAGGCCCAACGATGTGGAGATTGTGGTTCCAAATAAAATGCAAAG AGATTATGCTGAGAGCATTGAACAGCAGCTAAAGGCCGTCAACCTGCTAGTGGACCTCCTGTACCCGCCACCTGACATCCCTGCCACTCAAGTCCTACGTGACCTCAGCCAATGTAACTGCCTGTACGCCATTTTCATCACAGGAGAGAATGAAAGCCACAGGTCCCTCACTCTGAACATTCTCCATGGCACTCCGCAAG AGCACCGCAACATGCCGGTTGATGATGCTTTGCGTTTAATTGAACAAAATTTTGGAGAATATGTCAAGAAAGCCCGTCAACGGAATATTCGTGAAGTTGTGCCCCGAGATATTCGCATTTTGATCTGTGATTTACTCGACTCGCGTCCGCTCTCCATGGGCGACCTGGACAAGTTAATCAAGTACCTGAAGGAACGGCAAAGCATACTGGTTGATGACCAGATTGAACAGAAACGAGAGACTGCTGCAG GAGCCAGTGCAAGTCGTCCCATGGCAGTTACATACCCAGGGTATAATTATGGCTCTAACAGTGTGGTTGGTTCAGGGACACCAGTCAGTCAGagcacaacagcagcagcaacagccagTGCTGCAACTGCAGGTACAGCATTGACTGCTGCAGTTAATGTTGTCCCTCAGAATGCAGCTGCTGCTGCGGCTGCtgctgcagctgctgctgctgtttcagGCACTGCTTACCCAGCATACGGTGGCATGGCTGGTGTGTATGGCGCTTATGGTTTGGCACCACAGGTTCCAGCCACCCCAGTAGCACCACCCATGATAACTCATGGGGCTGTGGGCAGTACAGGAAACAAGCAAAGTGAATTGCAGGAGAGAATACTGAATCTGATGAAGGGAACAACAGCTGGTGCAGTGCCCACAGGTGTCCCACCTCCCTCTGGTGTTCCTCCACCCACTGGTGTGCCCCCACCCTCAGGGGTGCCTGCCCCAAGTATGGTGCCACCTGCCTGGTCTACAGGGGTGTCAACTCACACCAACAAGGTCAGCACCACAGGCATAAAGCCCACTCAGTCGGCCCCCCCGGGGCAGAGCACTCTTTTTGCTGCCTATAACCCGTGGAACCAATGA
- the LOC113828712 gene encoding uncharacterized protein, which yields MMEDRPRELSMLPRRLSSSQTNLSNVSGPALSRPQRHHSGSSSPRRLSGNVTPDMLPRKKSINELTPNMLSRLSVFEQQEEAGDWSGGAGLEDARPRGFRRSSRDGVHGGRRSSKGEVYKKERHRLTKEEMDHRVDRGSSARDARGMPIREESLERRKSSGKEYAESYAESTPDSEQNQPQKSIGTKVFDYLVRRFSSTEESVSRDASAVRPPAYATQDDSVMELESQTSEKDEDGLSIEEHLSSTGYGTDAHILDSTSYETHDYFYEEKDSEVYALNDEQVSLTDSTEMLEHRENRKKTIDSEVFGFVVRRLNDEQMSNTDTESEGLIDFEDEDDVLSRSAKVTSYYESTLRQKEKEKETAKRLAIIQDENGRILPTIEIEEADQHDVPDVKIRAAGHKKKKTSMAKGILNYLFRNRISDLDASPISKASPVESRVLESPSSKAEEAVRDFLAESCVANPSEASEGGAVEAAEVPPAFDGHDEDFRKESDLVPSTTEEGSVLSSESLPMRLLKWTFGMTSKDDPDTPNDPERSPANSDQPSDNPEGTGEKFISEIIPEEAEGSVDEDDETLAQKPDENDNFLEQNQSDDRDLVILIVSLLLVVYILTL from the coding sequence ATGATGGAAGATCGCCCCAGGGAGCTGTCCATGCTTCCCCGACGTCTCAGCAGCTCTCAGACGAACCTCTCCAATGTCTCCGGCCCTGCCCTCTCCCGGCCTCAGCGCCATCACTCTGGGTCCTCGTCTCCGCGGCGTCTCAGCGGAAATGTCACTCCCGACATGCTGCCCCGCAAGAAGTCCATCAACGAACTCACGCCCAACATGCTGTCTCGCCTCTCGGTTTTCGAGCAACAGGAGGAAGCTGGGGACTGGAGCGGAGGAGCTGGTCTCGAGGATGCCAGGCCGCGGGGTTTTCGGAGGTCAAGCAGGGACGGCGTGCACGGAGGTCGCAGGTCTTCGAAGGGGGAGGTTTACAAAAAGGAACGTCACAGGTTGACAAAAGAAGAAATGGATCATAGAGTGGATCGAGGAAGTTCCGCGAGAGACGCTCGTGGAATGCCAATCCGGGAGGAAAGTTTGGAACGTCGCAAGTCGTCGGGGAAGGAATATGCAGAGAGTTATGCAGAAAGTACGCCGGATTCGGAACAAAATCAGCCTCAGAAATCCATTGGCACCAAAGTCTTCGATTATCTCGTGCGCAGATTCAGCAGCACAGAAGAAAGTGTCTCTCGAGATGCGTCTGCTGTCAGGCCCCCCGCTTACGCCACGCAAGACGACAGCGTTATGGAATTGGAAAGCCAAACCTCAGAGAAGGATGAAGACGGCCTGAGCATCGAGGAGCATCTGAGCTCGACTGGATACGGTACAGATGCTCATATCCTCGACTCGACTTCTTATGAAACACATGACTACTTCTATGAAGAGAAGGACAGTGAAGTATATGCTCTAAACGACGAACAGGTTTCACTTACCGATTCAACCGAAATGCTAGAAcatagagaaaacagaaagaagacaaTTGATTCAGAAGTCTTTGGTTTCGTTGTTCGGAGACTTAATGATGAACAAATGTCTAATACTGATACTGAATCAGAAGGACTAATAGACttcgaagatgaagatgacgtaCTTAGTAGATCGGCTAAAGTCACTTCATATTACGAAAGCACCCTgaggcaaaaggaaaaggaaaaggagacggcAAAAAGACTCGCTATAATTCAGGATGAGAATGGAAGGATTCTGCCAACGATCGAAATAGAGGAGGCCGATCAGCACGACGTGCCCGATGTCAAGATCAGGGCAGCGGgtcacaagaagaagaaaacgtccATGGCCAAGGGCATCCTGAATTACCTATTCCGGAATCGGATATCCGACCTCGATGCCTCGCCAATCAGTAAAGCCTCGCCCGTTGAATCTCGTGTCCTGGAAAGCCCCTCCTCGAAGGCGGAAGAGGCCGTCCGCGATTTCCTTGCCGAGAGCTGCGTCGCAAATCCCTCTGAGGCCAGCGAGGGTGGCGCCGTGGAAGCGGCCGAGGTCCCTCCTGCGTTTGATGGCCACGATGAAGACTTCAGGAAAGAATCTGATTTAGTACCAAGCACGACAGAGGAGGGTAGTGTTCTATCAAGCGAATCTCTCCCTATGCGGCTCTTGAAGTGGACTTTCGGCATGACATCCAAAGATGACCCAGACACTCCTAATGATCCAGAGAGGTCGCCAGCGAACTCAGACCAGCCATCTGACAACCCCGAAGGAACTGGAGAAAAGTTCATAAGCGAAATCATTCCCGAAGAGGCAGAGGGATCTGTGGATGAAGATGACGAAACCTTGGCTCAGAAGCCTGACGAGAATGACAATTTCTTGGAGCAGAATCAATCTGACGACAGAGACTTGGTGATCCTTATAGTGTCGCTGCTTCTTGTCGTTTATATCTTGACATTATAA